In Panicum virgatum strain AP13 chromosome 4N, P.virgatum_v5, whole genome shotgun sequence, a single window of DNA contains:
- the LOC120668972 gene encoding zealexin A1 synthase-like gives MEDLYYLYLGLALVSLLVVIAQRRRGPAHGHGPRLPPGPWQLPIIGSMHHLAGQLPHRAMRDLARLHGPVMLLRIGEVPTLVVSSREAAREVMKTHDTAFASRPLSATTRVLTAAGRDIIFAPYGEHWRQLRKVAITELLSPRRVLSFRAIREEEVGAMLRACAAAAAAAAPVELRARLSALVADATVRAVMGDRCKDRDVFLRELSRSIELAAGFNPADLWPSSRLVGWLSGAVRRAEECRDTVFGILDGIIKEHLEVIDSSGGGEADDLLDVLLKIQKDGSLQIPLDMDVLKAVIFDIFGAGSETSATTLEWAMAELVRNPKAMRRATAEVRGAFGARGAVAEHALGELRYLHLVIRETFRLHTPLPLLLPRQCQEPRRVLGYDVPPGATVLVNVWALGRDERYWPGDPEAFRPERFEAEAAGVEFKGADFELLPFGAGRRMCPGMSFGLANVELALASLLFHFDWEAPGVADPAEFDMAEAFGITARRKADLLLRPVLRVPVPVPGV, from the exons ATGGAAGACCTCTACTACTTGTACCTCGGCTTGGCCCTGGTGTCGCTGCTCGTCGTGATCGCTCAGCGCCGGCGCGGCCCGGCGCACGGCCATGGCCCGCGGCTGCCGCCGGGGCCGTGGCAGCTGCCGATCATCGGCAGCATGCACCACCTCGCGGGCCAGCTCCCGCACCGCGCGATGCGGGACCTGGCGCGGCTCCACGGGCCGGTGATGCTGCTCCGGATCGGGGAGGTGCCCACGCTGGTGGTCTCGTCCAGGGAGGCGGCGCGCGAGGTGATGAAGACGCACGACACCGCGTTCGCGTCGCGGCCGCTGAGCGCCACCACGCGCGtgctcaccgccgccggccgggacaTCATCTTCGCGCCCTACGGGGAGCACTGGCGCCAGCTCCGGAAGGTCGCCATCACGGAGCTCCTCAGCCCGCGGCGGGTGCTGTCGTTCCGCGCCATCCGCGAGGAGGAGGTCGGCGCGATGCTgcgcgcgtgcgccgccgcggccgcggccgcggcgcccgtCGAGCTGCGCGCGCGGCTGTCCGCGCTCGTGGCCGACGCCACGGTGCGCGCCGTGATGGGCGACCGCTGCAAGGACCGCGATGTGTTCCTGCGGGAGCTCAGCCGCTCCATCGAGCTCGCGGCGGGGTTCAACCCGGCGGACCTGTGGCCGTCCTCCCGCCTCGTCGGCTGGCTCAGCGGCGCCGTGCGGCGCGCCGAGGAGTGCCGAGACACGGTGTTCGGGATCCTCGACGGCATCATCAAGGAGCACCTGGAGGTCATtgacagcagcggcggcggcgaggccgatgATCTCCTCGATGTGTTGCTCAAGATACAGAAGGATGGCAGCCTCCAAATCCCGCTCGACATGGACGTGCTTAAAGCCGTCATCTTT GACATCTTCGGCGCCGGCAGCGAGACGTCGGCGACGACGCTGGAgtgggccatggcggagctcgtCCGGAACCCCAAGGCGAtgcggcgggcgacggcggaggtGCGCGGGGCcttcggcgcgcgcggcgcggtagCGGAGCACGCGCTCGGCGAGCTCCGGTACCTGCACCTCGTCATCCGGGAGACGTTCCGGCTGCacacgccgctgccgctgctgctcccgcgGCAGTGCCAGGAGCCCCGCCGCGTGCTCGGCTACGACGTGCCCCCGGGCGCCACCGTGCTGGTGAACGTCTGGGCGCTGGGCCGCGACGAGCGGTACTGGCCCGGCGACCCCGAGGCGTTCCGGCCGGAGCGCTtcgaggccgaggccgccggGGTGGAGTTCAAGGGCGCCGACTTCGAGCTCCTGCCCTTCGGCGCCGGGCGGAGGATGTGCCCCGGGATGTCGTTCGGGCTCGCCAACGTCGAGCTCGCGCTCGCCAGCCTGCTGTTCCACTTCGACTGGGAGGCGCCCGGCGTGGCCGACCCCGCGGAGTTCGACATGGCCGAGGCGTTCGGCATCACCGCGAGGCGGAAGGCCGACCTCCTTCTCCGCCCCGTCCTCCgcgtgcccgtgcccgtgcccggtgtctag
- the LOC120669415 gene encoding Werner Syndrome-like exonuclease produces MVARRLAVPRRTVRVAGHAVRTTVTARPAVARRWVHTALWRQRRAIHSAGGLTVGLGVQWTPPVRKLPAGAEPRPGTLQLCTGDYCLVFQVAQAGTVPRILRRFLADARILFAAYNVGSDCRKLYAHHRLVVRSPFELRGAAGMGRASLVEMAARLLGMRGVAKPPEIGASKWDGPKLSREQVRYAAVDAHISCRLGVYLRAESESSSETEYSDDDAGSASQTSSEPW; encoded by the coding sequence ATGGTGGCTCGTAGACTCGCCGTGCCCAGGCGCACTGTCCGCGTCGCTGGCCATGCCGTCCGGACGACGGTGACCGCGCGGCCGGCCGTCGCGCGCAGGTGGGTCCATACCGCACTGTGGCGCCAGCGCCGCGCGATCCACTCCGCCGGCGGCCTCACCGTGGGTCTGGGCGTGCAGTGGACGCCGCCCGTCCGCAAGCTCCCCGCCGGAGCGGAGCCGCGCCCGGGCACGCTGCAGCTCTGCACGGGCGACTACTGCCTGGTGTTCCAGGTCGCACAGGCCGGCACGGTGCCCCGGATCCTCCGCCGGTTCCTGGCGGACGCCCGGATTTTGTTCGCGGCCTACAACGTGGGCTCCGACTGCCGGAAGCTGTACGCTCACCACAGGCTGGTGGTGCGGTCCCCGTTCGAGCTCCGTGGCGCGGCCGGCATGGGCCGCGCGTCATTGGTGGAAATGgcggcgaggctgctagggatgcgcgGGGTGGCGAAGCCGCCAGAGATCGGCGCCAGCAAGTGGGACGGGCCGAAGCTGTCCCGCGAGCAGGTAAGGTACGCCGCTGTCGACGCGCATATCTCGTGCCGCCTTGGCGTGTACCTCCGCGCCGAAAGTGAGTCCTCGTCGGAAACCGAGTATTCCGACGACGACGCGGGGTCGGCGAGCCAAACGTCGTCGGAGCCATGGTAG